The following are encoded together in the Macrobrachium nipponense isolate FS-2020 chromosome 14, ASM1510439v2, whole genome shotgun sequence genome:
- the LOC135226202 gene encoding tigger transposable element-derived protein 1-like, with translation MLEESSMSGHKPMKDRLIPCSVETQDNQLLLKCLLIMDNAPAHPPGLDEFKFITVKFLPPNTTPLIQPMDHQIILNFKKLYTKASFQTCFEDFVEFEADPTLVVESIVSLGKSIGSDVSGEEVEELVDTHGEELTAEELQDLQQGQQQMANEESEEGEEEEEEEEREDTVPISLIKEMFTK, from the exons ATGCTGGAGGAAAGTTCAATGTCAGGGCACAAGCCTATGAAGGACAGGCTAATTCCTTGTTCTGTGGAAACGCAA GATAACCAGTTGCTTCTCAAGTGCCTCCtgataatggacaatgctcctgctcatcctcctggcttggatgaatttaaattcatcactgttaagttcttgccccctaataccactcctctcatccagcccatggaccaccAAATCATCTTAAACTTCAAGAAACTTTACACAAAGGCATCGTTCCAAACGTGCTTTGAA GATTTTGTAGAATTTGAGGCTGACCCTACACTGGTTGTGGAATCTATTGTGTCTCTGGGGAAGTCCATAGGCTCTGATGTGAGTGGCGAGGAAGTGGAAGAGTTAGTGGACACCCACGGGGAAGAGCTAACCGCTGAGGAGCTACAAGACCttcagcagggacagcaacagatGGCAAATGAGGAAtccgaggagggggaggaggaggaggaggaagaagagagggaggaTACTGTGCCTATTTCATTAATTAAAGAAATGTTTACCAAGTAG
- the LOC135226491 gene encoding alpha-crystallin A chain-like, with amino-acid sequence MSRQIPMMYRDPFFREFLGDRDIFGDRREVGFDRPSKIFDQYFGSGMSADDVFVPSSSMYTRCRRPPKERSGVSQVTVEKDKFVLCLDVQQFAPEELKVRVVEGVVEVEAKHEMRQDEHGSVFRHFIRKYTLPDDVVIESVSSSLSPEGVLVIEAPKKPIEPPPPSQRDVPIQKAQEK; translated from the exons ATGTCTCGCCAAATCCCAATGATGTATCGAGACCCGTTCTTCAGAGAATTCTTGGGAGACCGAGATATTTTCGGGGATCGGAGGGAAGTGGGCTTCGATCGTCCATCGAAAATCTTCGATCAG TACTTCGGGAGTGGAATGTCCGCTGACGACGTGTTCGTTCCGTCCTCGTCCATGTACACCCGCTGTCGTCGTCCTCCAAAGGAGCGATCTGGAGTCTCACAAGTTACAGTAGAAAAGGACAAGTTTGTG TTATGCCTCGATGTGCAGCAGTTCGCTCCAGAGGAGCTCAAGGTTCGGGTCGTAGAGGGAGTGGTGGAAGTGGAAGCCAAACACGAGATGAGACAGGATGAACACGGCTCTGTCTTCAGACACTTTATCAG GAAATACACCCTACCTGATGACGTGGTTATTGAGTCGGTGTCTTCGTCTTTGTCGCCTGAAGGTGTCTTGGTAATCGAAGCTCCAAAAAAG CCGATCGAACCTCCACCTCCCAGTCAGCGAGATGTGCCCATTCAGAAGGCTCAAGAGAAGTAA